A window of Nocardia arthritidis genomic DNA:
TGCTGAGCTACCGATCGCGCCGATCGGCGATACGCCCACCCGCTATCACGTGAACCTGCAGGTCGCCGACCGTCCAGGCGTGCTGGCGGCGGTGGCGGGCGAATTCGCCAAGCACGAGGTGAGCATTTCGACCGTCCGTCAGGAAGGGCACGGTACGGGTGCGCGCTTGGTCGTGGTTACCCACCACGCGGCGGAGTCGGCGCTCGCGGACACCGTTGCCGCGCTTGCGGAAATGGCGTCCGTCACATCCGTGACCAGCGTTCTCAGATTGGAAGGCACCGAAGAATGAACACGACTGGCGTCCAGGCACAGGCTGGGGTGCATTCCCGCTGGCCGGGCCTGATCGCGGCCTATCGCGATCGGCTGGAGGGCGCGGCCGATTGGGAGCCGGTGACCCTGTACGAGGGCGGCACGCCGCTCGTGCCCGCGCCGCATCTGTCCGAGCTGACCGGGTGCGAGGTGTACCTGAAGGTCGAGGGCCTGAACCCGACCGGTTCCTTCAAGGACCGCGGCATGACGATGGCCATCACCGATGCCAAATACCGTGGCCAGCAGGCGGTGCTGTGCGCGTCCACCGGCAACACCTCGGCATCGGCGGCCGCATACGCCACCCGCGCGGGCATGAGCTGTGCGGTGCTGATCCCGCAGGGCAAGATCGCGATGGGCAAGCTCGCGCAGGCGGTCATGCTCGGCGCCAAGATCATCCAGGTGCGGGGCAACTTCGACGACTGCCTGGAGCTGGCCCGCAAGGTCACCTCGGAATTCCCCAGCGTAGGCCTGGTGAACTCGGTGAACCCGGCCCGGATCGAGGGACAGAAGACCGCCGCGTTCGAGATCTGCGATGTGCTCGGCCGGGCGCCGGATGTGCACGCGCTGCCGGTGGGTAATGCGGGCAACATCACCGCGTACTGGAAGGGCTACACCGAATACGCCAAGGACGGCGTCGTCGATTCGCGGCCGCGCATGCTCGGCGTGCAGGCCGCCGGTGCGGCGCCCCTGGTCAACGGCGCGCCGGTGAAGGATCCGGAGACGGTGGCCACCGCCATCCGGATCGGCGCCCCGGCCTCGTGGAACGGTGCGATGAACGCCAAGGACGAGTCGGGCGGTGCGTTCCGCGCCGCGACCGACGAGGCGATCCTGGAGGCATACCGCCTGGTGGCGGCCACCGAGGGCGTATTCGTCGAGCCCGCGTCCGCGGCCAGCGTCGCGGGCCTGCTCGCGGCGCGCAAGGAGGGGTGGCTGTCGGCCGGGCTCACGGTGGTCTGCACCGTCACCGGCAACGGCCTGAAGGATCCGGATAACGCGCTGGCCGGAATGCCGCAGGTACGGCCCATCGAGGTCGACCCGGTCGCCGTCGCACACGCACTAGAGCTGGCCTGACCTTGACGGCGCGCGAATCTCATATGCGCGAGCGGGGAACCGGCGTCACGACGCCGCTGCCCGCCGGAATCGGTGTCATCGCACGAGTTCCCGCGTCCACCGCCAATCTCGGCCCCGGATTCGATTCGCTCGGCATGGCTTTGGGCCTGTACGACGAAATCGAGGTGCGCACCACCGATTCCGGGCTCACCGTCCGGGTCGAGGGTGAGGGCGCCGACGATGTGCCTTGGGGCCCTTCGCATCTCGTGGTTCGCGCGATCGAGCGCGGCCTGGAGGCCGCGGGTGTCTGGGCCGATGGACTCGATGTGGTGTGCCGCAACGCGATTCCGCATTCACGGGGTCTCGGTTCGTCGGCCTCGGCGGTGGTCGGCGGGCTGGCCGCGGGCTGCGCCCTTGCCACCAAAGCGGATTCGACGGCCGACGCCGTCGACGCCGACCGGTTGGTGCAGTTGGCCGCCGAATTCGAGGGTCATCCGGATAATGCCGCGGCCAGCGTGCTCGGCGGAATCGTGGTGTCCTGGACCGAAACCGACCGGGCGGCCGACTTCGGCGGCGCTATCGCGGTACCCGACCACGGCCGGATCTACCGGGCGGTTCGGCTGGAGCCGCATCCGTCGCTGCGTCCAGTGGTGTTGATTCCGGAGGAGCGGTCGGCCACCGCGCACACCCGCGGGCTGCTGCCGGAGGTGGTGCCGCACGGCGATGCCGCGTTCAACGTCAGCCGGGCCGCGCTGGCCGTGGTCGCGCTCACCGAGCGTCCCGATCTGCTGATGCCCGCGACGGCCGACCGGCTGCACCAGGCGCAGCGCGCACCCGCGTTGCCGCTGACCACGGCCTGGATCGAGCGGTTGCGTGCGGCGGGCATTCCGGCCACCGTCTCGGGTGCGGGCCCGACCGTGCTCGCGCTCTGCACCGGCGAATTCCCTACCGAATTGGGCGAACTCGCGGTGGCGGAGGGCATGCGCGTGCTCGAACCGGGGGTCGCCGACGGCGTCCAGGTCGGCAGCGTTTGATCGGCGGTACCCGCCGCGGACCGCGCACACCCATCGTGACCTGCGCGGAGCGGCCTCCACCCGGCTCGTCCGCCGCGCCGCCACCTTCGTGGCACGTCACTCGCACCGCGGCGGCGAGTCTGCCTTGCCGAGTTTCCCTTGTGCCAGCTATCCTGAGCGAGTCCGTACATCGTGCGCATCAGACGCCGGTGCTTCATCAGGGCAATCGCTCCAGCAGGCTCCAGGCTCGAGCCTCCAGGCCATGGGGGTAACTGCGTAGCTGCGCAACTGGAATGATCTCTCCCACCTTTCAGAACCGGTGGCGAAGCCGCCGGTCCGGCGGGGCAGGTGATACGGCGATAAACCGAGTCCGGCACAGTGCCCGGACTGCGGGACTGACCCCTCGAATTAGCACACGGCGGTCGAGGGAAGGAAAGGATTTCCGTGACAGATACGGACCTGCTCGCGACACCCGGGGTGGATTCGAACCCTACGGGCAGCCGCGAAAGTGACTCCGGACAGATT
This region includes:
- the thrC gene encoding threonine synthase, coding for MNTTGVQAQAGVHSRWPGLIAAYRDRLEGAADWEPVTLYEGGTPLVPAPHLSELTGCEVYLKVEGLNPTGSFKDRGMTMAITDAKYRGQQAVLCASTGNTSASAAAYATRAGMSCAVLIPQGKIAMGKLAQAVMLGAKIIQVRGNFDDCLELARKVTSEFPSVGLVNSVNPARIEGQKTAAFEICDVLGRAPDVHALPVGNAGNITAYWKGYTEYAKDGVVDSRPRMLGVQAAGAAPLVNGAPVKDPETVATAIRIGAPASWNGAMNAKDESGGAFRAATDEAILEAYRLVAATEGVFVEPASAASVAGLLAARKEGWLSAGLTVVCTVTGNGLKDPDNALAGMPQVRPIEVDPVAVAHALELA
- the thrB gene encoding homoserine kinase — translated: MRERGTGVTTPLPAGIGVIARVPASTANLGPGFDSLGMALGLYDEIEVRTTDSGLTVRVEGEGADDVPWGPSHLVVRAIERGLEAAGVWADGLDVVCRNAIPHSRGLGSSASAVVGGLAAGCALATKADSTADAVDADRLVQLAAEFEGHPDNAAASVLGGIVVSWTETDRAADFGGAIAVPDHGRIYRAVRLEPHPSLRPVVLIPEERSATAHTRGLLPEVVPHGDAAFNVSRAALAVVALTERPDLLMPATADRLHQAQRAPALPLTTAWIERLRAAGIPATVSGAGPTVLALCTGEFPTELGELAVAEGMRVLEPGVADGVQVGSV